The Aequorivita sublithincola DSM 14238 genome window below encodes:
- the asnS gene encoding asparagine--tRNA ligase: MQDKTIVELLKSEKTHVDVTVRGWVRSFRSNRFIALNDGSTIKTLQCVVDFENFEEEILKKVTIGAAIEVTGTLVESQGQGQTVEIQVSKLTVLGEANPEDVKLTILSPKRHSLETLREQAHLRIRTNTFGAVMRTRSKLAFAVHEYFQKNGFNYMHSPIITGSDAEGAGEMFRVSNLDAKNPPLDENGTVNYKEDFFEKETNLTVSGQLEAETYAMALGKVYTFGPTFRAENSNTSRHLAEFWMIEPEVAFNDLDANMDLAEDFIKYVVNYALENCADDLEFLENRLLEEEKNKPEAERSEMKLREKLQFILENNFKRVTYTEAIDILKRSKPNQKKKFKYIIEEWGADLQSEHERFLVEKHFKCPVILFDYPANIKSFYMRLNDDGKTVRAMDVLFPGIGEIVGGSEREERYDVLLQKMKTMNIDEKELYWYLDLRKFGTATHSGFGLGFERLVQFTTGMGNIRDVIPYPRTPGNAEF; encoded by the coding sequence ATGCAAGACAAAACAATAGTTGAATTGTTGAAAAGCGAAAAAACGCACGTAGATGTAACCGTTCGCGGTTGGGTACGCTCTTTTAGAAGCAACAGATTCATAGCCTTAAACGACGGATCAACCATAAAAACGCTGCAATGTGTAGTAGATTTTGAAAATTTTGAAGAAGAAATTCTTAAGAAAGTAACCATTGGCGCTGCCATTGAAGTTACCGGCACACTTGTGGAAAGTCAAGGGCAAGGGCAAACTGTGGAAATACAAGTTTCAAAATTGACTGTTTTAGGCGAAGCAAATCCTGAAGATGTAAAGCTTACCATTCTTTCACCAAAAAGACATTCTTTAGAAACCTTGCGCGAGCAAGCCCATTTGCGAATCCGAACCAATACGTTTGGTGCCGTGATGCGTACGCGCTCAAAACTGGCTTTTGCAGTTCACGAATACTTTCAGAAAAACGGTTTTAATTATATGCACTCGCCAATAATCACAGGAAGCGATGCCGAAGGTGCTGGCGAAATGTTCCGCGTTTCAAATTTAGATGCTAAAAATCCGCCGCTCGATGAAAACGGAACTGTAAATTATAAAGAAGATTTCTTCGAAAAAGAAACCAATCTTACCGTTAGCGGGCAGTTGGAAGCCGAAACTTACGCCATGGCGCTTGGAAAAGTTTATACTTTCGGCCCTACTTTTAGAGCTGAAAACTCAAACACAAGTCGCCATTTAGCAGAGTTTTGGATGATTGAGCCAGAAGTTGCTTTCAACGATTTGGATGCAAACATGGATTTAGCTGAAGATTTCATAAAATACGTTGTAAACTACGCTTTAGAAAACTGTGCTGATGACCTTGAATTCCTTGAAAATCGTTTATTAGAAGAAGAAAAAAACAAGCCTGAAGCTGAACGCAGCGAGATGAAACTTCGCGAAAAGCTTCAATTTATTTTGGAAAACAATTTCAAAAGAGTGACCTATACTGAAGCGATTGACATTTTGAAACGATCTAAACCAAATCAGAAGAAAAAATTCAAATATATTATTGAAGAATGGGGTGCAGATTTACAAAGCGAACACGAGCGTTTTTTAGTCGAAAAGCACTTTAAATGCCCTGTAATTCTTTTTGATTATCCAGCAAATATAAAATCATTTTATATGCGCTTAAATGATGACGGAAAAACCGTTCGCGCAATGGATGTACTTTTTCCTGGAATTGGAGAAATTGTAGGTGGTTCAGAACGAGAAGAACGTTATGATGTGCTGTTGCAAAAGATGAAGACCATGAATATTGATGAAAAAGAACTGTATTGGTATTTAGACCTACGTAAATTCGGGACAGCTACTCACAGTGGTTTCGGTCTTGGTTTTGAGCGTTTGGTACAGTTTACAACAGGAATGGGGAACATTCGCGATGTAATTCCTTATCCAAGAACTCCAGGAAACGCAGAATTTTAG
- a CDS encoding efflux RND transporter permease subunit, translated as MNKLFSIGFWGWVARFILRNRTVILIVIAGITVLLALQWKNMRFTYTEANLLPDDHPINLEYDQFLSHFGEEGNLIVMGVKDSTIFTPMKFKAWNQLSEDIGKFSEVEFTLSVGNLKKLEKKKDTTGFELVPFIHDSIFTDANLAAYKDELFNKLPFYDGLIYSPDKKSIRSAIYMKKDVVNTSERKDFVIKDLIPLIKKFEADTGVKVHTSGMPYIRTLNSQSIIDEIGLFIAGALFVTSLIFFFFFRSWRATFISMCTVIIGVMWSFGLLGLMHYEITVLTALIPPLIIVIGIPNCIFLINKYQQEIKLHGNQAKSLQRVISKIGNATLMTNLTTASGFATFILVKSELLSEFGIVASVNIIAIFLLSLLIIPIFYSYLSVPKPKHLKHLNKTWINKFVNWVERMVRDRRITIYIVAILLLCTSIIGIFQIKISGSLIEDMPKNTGFFDDIRFFEKEYEGIMPLEIMVDTKKKKGVMSLSTLKRIDELQDHIKEIPEFAKPISVVELVKYSKQAYYNGNPEYYQLPNSQEKNFILSYAKSSNTNTNLLSSYVDSTGQFARITTFMKDTKPDRFNRIEEDLHEEINKVFPPERYNVSVTGKALVFQKGTHYLVNNLILSLSLAIFLIALFMAWMFRSFKMIMISLIPNLLPLIITAGVMGYLGIPIKPSTILVFSIAFGISVDDTIHFLAKYRQELIANNWKIKKSVYAALRESTVSMFYTSIVLFFGFSVFTISSFGGTVALGGLVSMTLLFAMLSNLLLLPTLLLSLERSIANKETMKKPAIEILTDDGEEIK; from the coding sequence TTGAACAAACTTTTCAGCATTGGATTTTGGGGCTGGGTGGCCCGTTTTATTTTACGGAACCGTACCGTAATATTAATTGTTATTGCAGGTATCACCGTGCTTCTTGCGCTTCAGTGGAAGAACATGCGCTTCACTTATACCGAAGCAAATCTTCTGCCAGACGATCACCCTATAAATCTTGAATACGATCAATTTCTTTCGCATTTTGGCGAAGAAGGCAACTTGATTGTTATGGGTGTGAAGGATTCTACCATCTTTACGCCTATGAAATTCAAGGCTTGGAATCAACTTTCCGAAGACATTGGCAAATTTAGTGAGGTGGAATTTACGCTTTCCGTTGGCAATCTAAAAAAACTAGAGAAGAAAAAAGACACAACAGGTTTTGAATTGGTGCCTTTTATTCACGATTCCATTTTTACGGATGCGAATCTCGCAGCCTATAAAGACGAACTATTCAACAAACTTCCTTTTTATGACGGGCTTATCTATAGCCCGGACAAGAAGAGCATCCGCTCGGCGATTTATATGAAGAAGGACGTTGTAAACACTTCCGAACGTAAGGATTTTGTAATTAAGGATTTGATTCCACTAATCAAAAAATTTGAAGCAGACACTGGCGTAAAGGTTCACACCTCTGGAATGCCATACATTCGGACCTTGAATTCCCAAAGTATTATTGACGAAATTGGACTCTTTATTGCAGGAGCACTTTTTGTTACTTCACTTATATTTTTCTTCTTTTTCCGCTCTTGGCGCGCCACATTTATTTCTATGTGTACCGTGATTATTGGGGTAATGTGGTCATTCGGGCTTTTGGGATTGATGCATTATGAAATTACGGTGCTAACAGCTTTAATTCCACCTTTAATAATCGTAATCGGGATTCCAAACTGTATTTTCCTCATCAATAAATACCAACAGGAAATAAAGCTTCACGGAAACCAGGCGAAGTCCTTACAACGCGTAATTTCCAAAATCGGAAACGCAACTTTGATGACGAACCTGACGACAGCTTCAGGTTTTGCTACGTTTATTTTGGTGAAAAGTGAGTTGTTGAGTGAATTCGGTATTGTGGCTTCCGTCAACATTATTGCTATCTTTTTGCTGAGTTTGCTTATCATTCCTATATTCTACAGCTATCTATCGGTACCAAAGCCCAAACACCTAAAGCATCTTAACAAAACTTGGATCAACAAATTTGTAAATTGGGTAGAGCGGATGGTTCGCGACCGTAGAATCACGATTTATATAGTTGCAATTCTTCTTCTTTGCACCAGCATTATCGGGATTTTTCAAATTAAAATCTCGGGAAGCCTTATTGAAGATATGCCAAAAAACACTGGCTTTTTTGATGATATTCGCTTTTTTGAAAAGGAATATGAAGGCATCATGCCTTTAGAGATAATGGTAGATACGAAGAAGAAAAAAGGCGTTATGAGCCTCTCTACTTTAAAAAGAATTGATGAACTTCAGGATCATATAAAAGAAATTCCTGAGTTCGCAAAGCCTATTTCGGTGGTTGAATTGGTGAAATATTCAAAACAAGCCTATTACAACGGAAACCCTGAATATTACCAACTTCCGAATAGTCAAGAAAAGAATTTTATACTTTCATACGCTAAAAGCAGCAACACAAATACAAATCTATTGAGCAGTTATGTGGATAGTACTGGGCAATTTGCCCGTATTACCACTTTTATGAAAGATACCAAACCGGACAGGTTTAACCGCATTGAGGAAGATCTTCATGAAGAAATCAATAAAGTGTTTCCACCAGAGCGATACAATGTTTCGGTTACTGGAAAAGCCTTGGTATTTCAAAAAGGAACACATTATTTAGTAAACAACTTGATTCTTTCACTTTCCTTGGCCATTTTCTTAATAGCCTTATTTATGGCGTGGATGTTCCGAAGTTTTAAAATGATTATGATTTCGTTGATTCCAAACTTGTTACCATTAATCATAACCGCAGGAGTTATGGGCTATTTGGGCATTCCTATAAAACCTTCTACCATTTTAGTCTTTAGCATTGCGTTCGGTATTTCGGTGGATGACACGATTCACTTTCTCGCAAAATATAGGCAGGAACTTATCGCAAACAACTGGAAAATCAAGAAGTCTGTTTACGCAGCACTTCGCGAAAGCACGGTGAGTATGTTTTATACTTCCATCGTTCTTTTCTTCGGATTTTCGGTATTTACCATTTCCAGCTTTGGCGGAACTGTAGCTTTAGGAGGCTTGGTTTCCATGACGCTTCTTTTTGCTATGTTATCCAATTTACTACTTCTCCCCACGCTCCTACTTTCTCTTGAAAGAAGTATAGCGAATAAGGAAACGATGAAAAAACCTGCAATTGAAATTTTAACAGATGATGGGGAGGAAATAAAGTAA
- a CDS encoding immunity 53 family protein produces MEILDWIQNWFKDNCDGDWEQGEGIQITTLENPGWEIEIDISNTSIANITIDGILNEKSKKDWYGVKIENQRFTASGDAGKLKFLLELFREMIEKIEN; encoded by the coding sequence ATGGAGATTTTAGATTGGATACAGAATTGGTTTAAAGATAATTGTGATGGTGATTGGGAACAGGGTGAAGGGATTCAAATAACCACTTTAGAAAATCCAGGTTGGGAAATTGAAATTGATATTTCAAACACGTCTATAGCAAATATTACTATTGACGGAATACTTAATGAGAAAAGTAAAAAAGACTGGTACGGTGTAAAAATTGAGAACCAAAGATTTACAGCTTCAGGTGACGCTGGAAAACTAAAATTTTTATTAGAGTTGTTTAGAGAAATGATTGAGAAAATCGAAAATTAA
- the frr gene encoding ribosome recycling factor, which translates to MEDEIDFIIDGAKEAMTDALNHLEKQFANIRAGKASPAMLGSVMVDYYGSQTPLSQVANVSTPDGMTIAIQPWERGMIPEIERGIHLANIGFNPMNNGESVIISVPPLTEERRRDLAKQSKAAAEEAKIGVRNDRKNANNDIKNLDISEDLQKSLEEDVQEMTDAHIKKIDEILAKKEKEIMTV; encoded by the coding sequence ATGGAAGACGAAATAGATTTTATTATTGACGGAGCAAAAGAAGCAATGACTGACGCTCTAAATCATCTTGAAAAGCAATTTGCAAACATTCGTGCAGGAAAAGCTTCACCAGCAATGTTGGGGAGCGTTATGGTAGATTATTACGGAAGCCAAACTCCTTTGAGCCAAGTAGCAAACGTAAGCACGCCAGACGGGATGACTATCGCCATTCAACCTTGGGAGAGAGGAATGATTCCCGAAATTGAGCGTGGAATTCATTTAGCTAACATAGGTTTCAACCCAATGAACAATGGTGAGAGTGTAATTATCAGTGTTCCACCTTTAACTGAAGAACGAAGACGCGATTTAGCAAAACAAAGTAAAGCTGCAGCCGAAGAAGCAAAAATCGGCGTTCGTAATGACCGTAAAAATGCAAATAACGACATAAAGAATCTTGATATTTCTGAAGACCTTCAAAAGAGCCTAGAAGAAGATGTTCAAGAAATGACCGATGCACATATTAAAAAGATTGATGAAATCTTGGCAAAAAAAGAAAAGGAAATAATGACGGTATAA
- the pyrH gene encoding UMP kinase has product MHYKRILLKLSGEALMGDQQYGIDPVRLKEYAEEIKQITEKGVEVAIVIGGGNIFRGLSGASSGMDRVQGDHMGMLATVINGLALQSALENEEVPTRLQSAININEVAEPFIRRKAIRHLEKGRVVIFGGGTGNPYFTTDSAAVLRAIEISADVILKGTRVDGIYTSDPEKDKLATKFDFISFEDVLQKGLKVMDTTAFTLSQENELPIIVFDMNTKGNLLKVVSGEKIGTKVNL; this is encoded by the coding sequence ATGCACTACAAAAGAATCCTTTTAAAACTTTCAGGCGAAGCCTTAATGGGCGACCAACAATATGGAATTGATCCTGTTCGGCTTAAAGAATACGCAGAAGAAATTAAACAGATAACCGAAAAAGGCGTTGAAGTAGCCATCGTTATTGGCGGTGGCAATATTTTTAGAGGTTTGTCTGGAGCCAGTAGCGGAATGGATCGCGTGCAGGGCGATCATATGGGAATGCTTGCAACTGTTATTAATGGACTGGCATTGCAAAGTGCTTTAGAAAATGAAGAGGTGCCAACACGTTTGCAAAGTGCCATCAACATAAATGAAGTTGCTGAACCTTTTATTAGAAGAAAAGCGATTCGTCATTTAGAAAAAGGACGTGTAGTTATTTTTGGAGGTGGAACTGGAAATCCTTATTTTACAACAGATTCCGCAGCAGTTTTGAGAGCTATTGAAATTAGCGCAGATGTTATTTTGAAAGGAACCCGCGTAGATGGGATTTACACCAGCGATCCTGAGAAAGACAAACTTGCAACAAAATTCGACTTTATAAGTTTTGAAGATGTTTTGCAAAAAGGTTTGAAGGTTATGGATACCACTGCTTTCACCTTAAGCCAAGAAAACGAATTGCCAATTATAGTTTTTGACATGAATACGAAAGGAAATCTCTTAAAAGTGGTTTCTGGAGAAAAAATCGGAACAAAAGTTAATTTGTAA
- a CDS encoding T9SS type A sorting domain-containing protein has protein sequence MKTHLFYLLLGFSAVAMAQNVDLKAPASSVTFHPITLEKTQCITDAQRQELAVEIKANERMILEKNPDAFSNRSAAHPLFILPFRAKAGYNDYGYYSLFNQVDQDPATNGHLLDYNCGQRTYDGVGFNHKGTDYVVWPYPWKKMTEDVMEVVAAAPGTIVDKRDGNFDRNCLNNGNNNWNGIVLRHDDGSKTLYWHFKSGTLTSKNIGDSVDVGEYLAVAGSSGSSDIPHVHFEVNDASLMRIDPYAGPCNSLNSESWWIDQPAYFVPEILTLSTHNSDNFDTECGVDENTYQELNFHPGETARFRIFYRDLQMNANTHITVNRPDGAVLYDYDFASPWPDYTAVWAQWNFPFDSSSMDGVYTITAQFAGKTYQTFFGVNTSLGIEDLQQAEIKLYPNPTSNTVFVEAHSQIEKVEVFDVLGRKVLDISPKSEKTELNMSNLKAGMYMAIITSEGKKFVKKIMKQ, from the coding sequence ATGAAAACACATCTATTTTATCTATTGCTTGGTTTTTCGGCCGTTGCGATGGCCCAAAACGTTGATTTAAAAGCACCAGCATCATCAGTTACTTTTCATCCTATTACTTTGGAGAAAACCCAATGTATTACAGATGCTCAAAGACAGGAGTTGGCTGTGGAAATTAAAGCTAATGAAAGAATGATTCTTGAAAAAAATCCAGATGCTTTTAGTAATCGGAGTGCAGCGCATCCATTATTTATCCTACCTTTCCGTGCGAAGGCTGGATATAACGACTATGGTTATTATTCTCTTTTTAACCAAGTGGATCAGGATCCGGCTACTAACGGTCATTTATTAGATTATAACTGTGGGCAAAGAACCTATGATGGAGTAGGCTTTAATCACAAAGGAACGGATTATGTAGTTTGGCCTTATCCTTGGAAAAAAATGACTGAGGATGTTATGGAAGTAGTTGCCGCGGCTCCCGGAACTATTGTTGATAAACGCGATGGCAATTTTGACCGAAACTGTCTAAACAACGGAAACAATAACTGGAACGGCATTGTACTGCGTCATGATGATGGATCAAAAACGTTATATTGGCATTTTAAAAGTGGAACACTTACCTCAAAAAACATTGGTGACTCTGTAGATGTTGGTGAATATTTGGCTGTAGCGGGTAGTTCTGGCAGTAGTGATATTCCACACGTGCATTTTGAGGTAAATGATGCATCATTGATGCGAATAGATCCTTATGCAGGACCTTGCAATAGTCTGAATTCAGAAAGCTGGTGGATAGATCAACCGGCATATTTTGTTCCAGAGATATTGACACTCTCTACGCACAATTCAGATAATTTTGATACAGAATGCGGTGTGGATGAAAATACCTATCAAGAACTAAACTTTCATCCTGGTGAAACTGCGCGATTCAGAATTTTCTACCGCGATTTACAAATGAATGCTAATACACACATTACCGTAAATCGACCAGATGGAGCTGTGCTTTATGATTATGATTTTGCTTCACCTTGGCCAGATTATACAGCCGTATGGGCACAATGGAACTTTCCTTTTGATAGTAGTTCTATGGATGGAGTTTATACCATTACTGCACAATTTGCGGGGAAAACCTATCAAACTTTTTTTGGCGTTAATACTAGTCTTGGGATTGAAGATTTGCAACAAGCCGAAATAAAGTTATATCCAAATCCTACTTCCAATACCGTTTTTGTTGAAGCACATTCACAGATTGAAAAAGTTGAGGTTTTTGATGTCTTAGGAAGAAAAGTATTAGACATTTCACCAAAGTCCGAAAAGACTGAATTGAATATGAGTAATTTGAAGGCTGGAATGTATATGGCCATTATCACTTCCGAAGGAAAGAAATTTGTGAAGAAAATTATGAAACAATAA
- a CDS encoding succinate dehydrogenase/fumarate reductase iron-sulfur subunit, which yields MKLTLKIWRQKNNKAKGELKTYSLDGVEGDMSFLEMLDILNEGLINKGEEPVEFDHDCREGICGSCSLQINGEPHGPDRLVTTCQLHMRMFNDGDTIVIEPFRAKAFPVIKDLVVDRSAFDRIQQAGGYISVNTSGNTVDANNIPINKHDADESFNAATCIGCGACVAACKNASAMLFTSAKVSQFALLPQGKIEATERVLNMVAQMDKEGFGNCSNTGACEIECPKGISLENIARMNREYLSASLEG from the coding sequence ATGAAACTTACACTAAAAATCTGGAGACAGAAAAATAATAAAGCAAAAGGAGAACTAAAAACCTATTCACTGGATGGTGTGGAGGGAGATATGTCTTTTTTAGAAATGCTAGACATTCTTAACGAAGGTCTTATAAATAAAGGCGAAGAACCTGTAGAATTTGATCACGATTGTCGTGAAGGTATTTGCGGAAGTTGCTCTTTACAAATTAATGGAGAGCCTCACGGGCCAGATAGATTGGTAACAACCTGTCAGCTGCACATGCGTATGTTTAACGATGGCGATACCATCGTTATTGAACCTTTTCGTGCAAAAGCTTTTCCAGTTATAAAAGACTTAGTGGTAGATAGAAGTGCCTTTGATAGAATTCAGCAAGCGGGAGGTTATATTTCCGTAAATACTTCAGGAAATACTGTGGATGCCAATAACATTCCCATAAACAAACACGATGCTGACGAATCTTTCAATGCAGCTACCTGTATTGGTTGCGGCGCTTGTGTTGCAGCTTGCAAGAACGCGAGTGCTATGCTTTTCACTTCTGCTAAAGTGAGCCAGTTCGCATTACTTCCGCAAGGAAAAATAGAGGCAACAGAACGTGTTTTAAATATGGTAGCGCAAATGGACAAAGAAGGTTTCGGAAACTGTAGCAATACTGGAGCTTGCGAAATTGAATGCCCAAAAGGCATTTCTCTAGAAAATATTGCAAGAATGAACCGCGAATATTTAAGTGCGAGTTTAGAAGGTTAA
- a CDS encoding fumarate reductase/succinate dehydrogenase flavoprotein subunit: protein MSKLDSKIPKGPIADKWTKHKNDIHLVNPANKRNIDVIVIGTGLAGGSAAATLAELGYNVKTFCYQDSPRRAHSIAAQGGINAAKNYQGDGDSIYRLFYDTVKGGDYRSRESNTWRLAEVSGNIIDQCVSQGVPFAREYGGMLDNRSFGGVLVSRTFYAKGQTGQQLLLGAYAAMNRQINRGKITPYNRHEMLDLVIVDGKARGIIARDLVSGEIERHSAHAVVIASGGYGNVFYLSTNAMGSNVTASWKIHKRGAYFANPCYTQIHPTCIPVSGDHQSKLTLMSESLRNDGRIWVPKKKEDAEAIRNGKKKPTDLSAEERDYYLERRYPSFGNLVPRDVASRAAKERCDAGFGVNKTGQAVFLDFASAIERFGKERAGIHGNHNPSKEEVQKLGKQVIEEKYGNLFQMYEKIVDQNPYETPMMIYPAVHYTMGGIWVDYNLQSTITGCYVIGEANFSDHGANRLGASALMQGLADGYFVLPYTIGDYLAQDIKTGKIPTDTKEFDEAENHVRELLDKLINNKGTHSVDYFHKKLGHIMWEKCGMARNAEDLKSAMSEIRALREEFWKEVKIPGTLNEMNAELEKATRVADFLELGELFAKDALSRNESAGGHFREEYQTDEGEALRDDENFMYVAAWEYTGDPGNEVLHKEELDYENIEVKARSYK, encoded by the coding sequence ATGTCGAAATTAGATTCTAAAATCCCAAAAGGACCCATAGCCGATAAGTGGACAAAGCATAAAAATGATATCCATCTGGTAAACCCTGCCAACAAACGTAACATAGATGTTATCGTTATAGGAACAGGATTGGCCGGTGGTAGTGCCGCCGCAACCCTTGCAGAGCTGGGATATAACGTTAAAACATTTTGCTATCAAGATTCTCCACGTCGCGCGCACTCAATTGCCGCACAAGGAGGTATCAACGCCGCCAAAAACTATCAAGGCGATGGTGACTCAATCTATAGATTATTTTATGATACCGTTAAAGGTGGCGATTATCGTTCGCGAGAGTCCAACACTTGGCGTCTGGCTGAAGTTTCAGGCAATATTATTGACCAATGCGTTTCACAGGGTGTTCCCTTTGCACGTGAATATGGTGGAATGTTAGACAACCGTTCCTTTGGAGGTGTGCTAGTTTCCCGTACTTTTTACGCAAAAGGTCAAACAGGACAGCAACTATTATTAGGCGCTTATGCCGCAATGAACCGCCAAATAAATAGAGGGAAAATAACGCCTTACAACCGTCACGAAATGCTAGATTTAGTAATCGTTGATGGCAAAGCAAGAGGAATTATTGCTCGAGATTTGGTCTCTGGCGAAATAGAAAGACATTCTGCACACGCTGTGGTTATTGCATCGGGAGGCTACGGAAACGTATTTTACCTTTCTACAAATGCTATGGGAAGTAATGTTACCGCTTCGTGGAAAATACATAAAAGAGGTGCGTATTTTGCAAATCCTTGCTACACGCAAATTCACCCAACTTGTATTCCTGTTTCGGGCGACCATCAAAGTAAACTTACTTTGATGTCTGAATCATTAAGAAATGACGGTAGAATTTGGGTTCCTAAGAAAAAAGAAGATGCTGAAGCGATTCGCAACGGCAAGAAAAAACCAACCGATCTGTCAGCAGAAGAGCGTGATTATTATTTAGAAAGAAGATACCCTTCCTTTGGAAACCTAGTTCCTAGAGATGTTGCTTCACGTGCTGCAAAAGAACGTTGCGATGCTGGTTTTGGAGTAAATAAGACTGGTCAAGCGGTTTTCCTTGATTTTGCTTCGGCAATAGAACGTTTCGGTAAAGAACGCGCAGGCATCCACGGAAACCACAATCCTTCCAAAGAAGAAGTTCAAAAACTTGGAAAACAAGTTATTGAAGAGAAATATGGAAACCTCTTCCAGATGTACGAAAAAATCGTTGACCAAAATCCGTATGAAACCCCGATGATGATATATCCAGCGGTGCATTACACTATGGGTGGTATTTGGGTAGATTACAACTTACAGTCCACAATTACAGGCTGCTATGTTATTGGTGAAGCCAATTTTAGCGATCACGGCGCAAACCGTTTGGGTGCTTCGGCATTGATGCAAGGTCTTGCAGATGGTTATTTTGTATTGCCTTATACCATTGGCGATTATTTAGCTCAGGACATTAAAACAGGGAAAATACCAACAGACACGAAAGAGTTTGACGAAGCAGAAAACCACGTTCGCGAATTGTTAGATAAACTAATTAATAATAAAGGAACCCATTCCGTAGATTATTTCCATAAAAAATTAGGTCACATTATGTGGGAAAAATGTGGAATGGCGCGTAATGCCGAAGATTTAAAATCAGCAATGTCTGAAATTAGAGCACTACGTGAAGAATTTTGGAAAGAAGTAAAAATACCGGGAACCTTAAACGAAATGAACGCCGAGCTTGAGAAAGCAACGCGAGTGGCAGACTTTTTAGAATTAGGAGAACTTTTTGCAAAAGATGCATTAAGCCGAAATGAATCTGCCGGTGGTCACTTCCGTGAAGAATACCAAACTGACGAAGGAGAAGCCCTCCGCGATGACGAAAACTTTATGTACGTAGCCGCTTGGGAATACACTGGAGATCCAGGAAACGAAGTACTTCACAAAGAAGAATTGGATTATGAGAATATTGAAGTTAAAGCGAGATCATACAAATAG
- a CDS encoding succinate dehydrogenase cytochrome b subunit yields the protein MAILSSSIARKVAMALSGLFLVLFLAQHFTINITSVIDPDTFNSWSHFMGHNILVQFILQPVLIFGVVFHFIMGIVLEIRNNNARKISYKSFKGNKNSTWASRNMIISGAVILAFLGLHFYDFWFPEIMHKYIESNPMDPTRYYPELVHKFESPVRTGLYCLAFVLLALHLWHGFSSSFQSMGWNNKYSKGLRAFTQFYAIFIPLGFIFIALYLHFNQIH from the coding sequence ATGGCAATATTATCATCTTCAATTGCACGAAAAGTCGCTATGGCACTTTCCGGCTTGTTTCTTGTGCTTTTCTTGGCACAACACTTTACCATCAATATTACTTCGGTTATAGATCCCGATACTTTTAATAGTTGGTCCCACTTTATGGGTCACAATATTTTGGTACAGTTTATTCTTCAACCAGTGTTAATTTTTGGAGTAGTTTTCCACTTTATAATGGGAATCGTACTCGAAATAAGAAATAACAACGCAAGAAAAATTAGTTACAAATCCTTCAAAGGAAACAAAAACTCAACTTGGGCTTCTCGAAATATGATTATTAGCGGAGCTGTAATTCTAGCTTTCTTAGGGCTTCATTTTTATGATTTTTGGTTTCCAGAAATAATGCACAAATACATTGAAAGTAACCCAATGGACCCAACTCGTTATTATCCAGAGTTAGTTCATAAATTTGAAAGCCCAGTGCGTACAGGCTTATACTGCTTGGCTTTTGTATTGTTAGCGCTTCACCTTTGGCACGGCTTTTCTTCGTCTTTCCAAAGTATGGGCTGGAACAATAAATATTCTAAAGGTTTGAGAGCATTTACCCAGTTTTACGCGATATTTATTCCGTTAGGCTTTATTTTTATTGCCCTTTACCTTCATTTCAATCAAATCCACTAA